The Cynocephalus volans isolate mCynVol1 chromosome 12, mCynVol1.pri, whole genome shotgun sequence sequence CCTGGGTTCAAGTGCTGCCTTCACTACCTaccggctgtgtgaccttgggcaagttacttaacttctctctgcctcagtttcttcacagGGATAATAGTACTAATCTCATAAGGTTCTTGTGAGGATTACGTgttaatgcctggcacagagtaagtgctaaGTGTTagcttgtattattattattagtgccTGACCTTCCCAGTAATCTGTGGCAAAGGGCATGTGGGGAAAAAGAGCAGCATGGAGGCAATGCAGAATGAGATTCCTATCCTGCAAAGCTTCAGACTGGAAGGGCTCTCTCCACTGTCCTGACATTTGCAGCACATCAACCAACAGAAAAGCTCCAACTGCCACTGATGTGACTACTATTTTTATCTCCAGCCCCGGAGACTGTGCTGAAGGGTGGGGAGCAGAGGATTTCTGCCTACTGCACCCCCACCAGGACCTCCCTTCAGAGAAGGGGGTCACTGGGTGTGTGGACACAAGCAGCCCTCAGTGGGAAGTGGACTTCCTTGGATGGGACAGGCGGCCCTGCCCAAAGGCCTGCCACCAACCTGTGCTGGACACAGTTTCAGAGGGCTGAAAGACAGCAGTGGAGGAGGATGGTGGGGATGCTGTGGAAGAGCTGGCAGACTCCTTCCCTTCTAGCTCGGCCACATGCAGCAGCAGGTTCTGGGCCAGGTGGGTGGGACTGGCAGGGATGCCATTCTCCAGCAGGAACTCGTCCAGGTCCATGTACTCCAGGTGGAAAGACTCGCCGTCGTATGGGATGGTCTTGTCCCAGATGGGCGGCATGAGGGAGGCTGAGACGGCCATGGTGCTGGCTGCTGCTGCCTCATCCTCCTCCaacttttccttccccttttccttatCTGCAGACACAAAATCTGTGATGAGACACCACACACGAGGGTAACTCAATCCCAGGAAGTGGGCAGTGAGCCCCAAAGGGCTGATCCATCTTTCTCAGAGTCCTGATTCCATCCCACGCATTTCTGTTTTCCAGTTATAACCTGATGCTCGAAGCAGGCCCGGCTGATCTCCTTTAGAGATGGCATCATACCCTCATCCATGCCTGGCCTTCCCAGAATGCTCACCACACGCTCTGAGGCCTGATACGGTCCCAGGGTTAATTCAGAATGGGCTGTGGGATTAGCATCTGCAGTTGAGAGGCTACAAGGAAGGAAGTGGAGTTTCTGACCCTTCCTGATATCTCAGCATGGAATGGGCTGAGATCTTTAGGCCAAGAACTTTCGTGTTCTCCTGTCCTGTTCCTTCCAATTATGTTTCTCCATAGCAACCCAGACCAGGGCTGAATCCCAGCTGTGCCACCCACTTGCTGTGCGATGACCCTATCCacattacttaacttctctgagcctcagtgtcttccACTGTAAATAAGGATAAAGCTGCCTCTTTGGTGAAGATTACAGATAACATCTGAAAGTGTCTTACAGAGTTCTCAGCACATGGTAGGCATTCATTATTACTGTGAGCTCAGTAAGGGCAAAGACTGTATCTGATTCATTTTTAGATCTCAGGGGCAAACAAGGGAGTAGGCAGACAGTGGGCCATGAGAAAATGCATATACTGAATGAAGAATattggatttgttttttttttttttgtctttttcgtgaccggcactcagccagtgagtgcactggccattcccatataggatccgaacccgcggcgggagcgtcgccgcgctcccagtgctgcactctcccgagtgcgccacgggctcggcccaagaataTTGGATTTGTAAACAGATTTGTTTTAGGTTTATTAGAGAGGGCCTAGAGCTTGTCTTCTCAGGACCTTTTTCAGAGCAACCATTTCAAGAGAACTTTATCCCTGAATAAGTAAAAAAGACTGAAGGTAGGTTTTCTGGGAGGAAGGACAGGAATGGAGCTGAAGAAGACAGACTGTTCCTATTCAAAGCAAAACTAATCAACTAGTGGGGACTAGATCCCAACTAATTGTCTCAGTTAAAAAGTtatgcacatggatatccaagaGAGggcaattaagaataaaaagactAAAGAGAAATGTGACAAGGTTGGAAGGAAATCAAAGTGACAGGGAGGCAAATCAGGGAAGTGGGAGATAAAATCATGACAAGTTCATAATGGGTTTTCAAAATTGAGGGAGACAACTTTGAACTCTGGAGTTAGAAgtaaaaaggagaaatcaaatATGATTATGTTAGATATAAACCAGTCATGCATGGACTCCTAGACACAGCCAAAAAGCAGCCTATTGGTCCAACAAAAATGGACACACCCAGTGAGTTAAGAAAGTGGAGGTTTTGACAAACAGAACTTGGTCGTGGCTGTTAATACAAATTAACTTGAATTATTGCAACTGCCTTCTCTACCAGACTTGGCTTAAAACCAATTGGGAAATAAGAAAGCCAAGCCTTGGTGAGCTGGGTGGGCCAGATGGCCTCCCTGCTCTGTTCCTCTGAGATCCTGACCCCACATTCTGTTCAGAAATGACTGTGACCCATGTTGGGTGGGGTCATTTGGgagcaggagaaggaaggagatagAGAAACAGACATACTGAAGGACAAGCAACAATAAGTTCCAGGTTTTGCCTGGCCTAAGCAATTAAGGATATTTTATATCAGCGTTTTTGTAAGGTGGTGTTTTAAATTGTAAGAGACTAGGTCCAACACTCAGGTCACAGGGATTGACACCAGTGGTTGCCAGTGTAGTAATATAGTTGAAAGCACCAGACAGAGTCATAAGgcctagctatgtgaccttgaggaaGCATCCTCACCTCTCCAACCCTCAActtttctcatctggaaagtaGGGATAATATCCTATAGGACTGTTATGTAAACCTACATAAAATAAGATTATGTCAAAATGTTTTGTGAGCACTCTGCAAATGTAAGGTAGAGTTATTATTATGGATAGTTATTAACTGATAAACAAGAACCTGCCAGATGTGTACACCTGTCTCTGCAGCTTGTCTCAATCCCAGAATTGGAACAAAGCACTGCCTTATAAACAAACGGGTCTGTGCATATGGGGTGAAGCGGGAGGAGAGAGCCTGGCCTCACCTGATGTGCTAAAGCTATTTATAACCCAACAGTGACAGCCATAGGGATGGGAGCCTCAGAACACAcccaggaaaggaagagaaatggcattttttaaaggaaaattaattctTCAGGACAGATAATTTACAGAAGGCCTATCCCTTCCAAACTCCCTGAAATTACACTGATGGCTCTTGGAAATTCAAACATGTCAGACTGAAAGCATACTTCAGTGCATCTAAAACCCCACCATAGGTGGCATTCCTGCTGTTTTATGAACCTCATCTCCCAGGCCAAAAAACAAGGCCAAACCTACTTTCCACACATGCTCTAGGGACCTTTGTGGCTTAGGCAATAAGATAAAGCGCAGTCCTGTCAATGTGGCCCCAAAGTCTAGGGTCAGCCCAAACACCCAGGAGAAGGGCCTCAGTGGCCTCATCCTGATCCTCATCCCATCCCTGTCTCACCCCGCACCCCTCCCCCTTCAGCAGCAGGCCCTAAGTCACATTTCCAGAAAATCTCCAGCGTGGACCTAGCAGCTGGGGATACTCACACCCAGGCAGGAAGACAGGTCCTCGCCCGAGGCGGGGGAAAGGCCACATACCAAGACAACCCGCTACCGTAGACCACTGTTTCTCAAACTTCGGTGGACTTTGCAACCATGGGGGCGGGGTGCGGGGAGGTGCTCTTTAAAATGCAGACTCCTGTCCCAGGAGCCGCAGACCGGGTGGGGCCCAGGAACCGGCATTTTAAACAAGCATCCCGAGTGACTCCGCACCAGGCGGCCCCAGGGCAGATGCCCTGGAGCGTCACTTAAGTGGCTGCCCCTGACCCCCATCAGCCTCCTCAGGAACCCCTCCACGaatctcctcctctctcccacctTCCCATCCTCCCTCTCCTGACTCCTCTCTCAGCTCATCCCCTAACCTCCTCTCCCCAAGCCCCTCGCCTAGGCCTGCAGAGCCCTCGTTATCCCCAGACCCCGTCCCCCTCCGCTGGACCGCTTCACCCTGACCTCCGACCTCCCAGCCCCGCCCTCACAAGACCCCGCCCCTGCAGAGCCCCGCCCCCAGGCGCGCGCAGACCACCCCCCTCACCAAGGCGCGCCTCGCGCGGGGGGTTCTCCATCAGCTTCCTCAGGACCAGAGGGAAGGAGCCCGGCAGGACCCTTTCCCCAGCTGcgcgccccggccccggccccgcctGCGGCTCCACAGGCGGCTTCTTTCCGCCGCCCGCGTCGGACATCGTGCCCCGCGCTCTGCTCGCgcgcctcccctcccccgcccgcccCCCGAGGTGGGCCGGAGCCGTGCGACCCGCCGCAGCTGCCGACACGGGCAGCTACTGCGCAGGCGCCCGGCGGCACGCCCGCCTCCCTCCATCCCCGCCCCGCCCGCGGACCGGCTCTGGGGTATTCATTATTCATGCGGCCAGGCCAGCTTCCTGGGATCGCGGCTTCGGATTGGCCCACCCTGTCAGGGGGCAGGCGCAGCTCCCCGGGCCGTGATTGGCTAGGCGGCCGGGGTGAGCGAGACACGTGCGGGGCCGGGTGAGGAGTCCCCGCCCCGTCCGCCCCTGGGCCCCCTGATTGGCGCCTGCTGAGCCCATGTCGTAAGGCCTTTTCGGAGGCAGCCCCTTCCTCTCTACCGGTTGTTTTCCCTTCCCTACCCTCTTCGTGACCCCTGCCGTGCTCCCAAATCCCCGTagcctctttccttttcctctcgtCCCAATCTCGCAACCTTCCGGACGCACCACAGAAGGAAGGCGGGGCTGGGCGCGGATGGGCGGCCGTGGGAGCCCGATAGCCGAGGGCTCGGGCTGCAGGGACGGCCGCCCGTGGGTCACGTGGAGCGGCAGCCGAGTCTAGTCACGTGGGGCGGGCGCGGCGACAGCCAATGGGGGCGGGGCCCGGAGCGGTGCACGAGGCGCCGCACGTGCGGGGTGGcggcggggggtggggtgggccttTTTGTTCGGAGGACTCTGCCCAGGGTCGTCGAATGGGGGCCACACGCCTCCTCTCACGCGACCCAGAGGTTGGCTGAGGGCAGAGCCGTAGGGGTAGCCTGGGCGGGCTTGGCCGCTGCTGGAAGGGGTGTCAGGTTGCCCACTGATCCCGGCTTTGTGGTGCGGGCGTGGCGGCCAGATAAACACTAACGTGGAGGGAGCGTTCTTCAGGCCCAGCCTTGAGGCAGAGCTGGGTACACGCTTCCGTCCTCCCACTTACTAGCTTGTGACCTTGGGAGAGTCCGGTGCTTCGCTTGAGCTTGTTTCCTTGGCCATAAAATTAAGAGGTTGGGCTAGAAAATCTCTGCAGTCCCCTACAGCTCTGAAATTCTGTTCATTTCTAggactttccctttcttttcctacaaaaaaacaaaacacaagtctTTTACACGAGGTGCCAATCCCACATTTTGTGGGAAACCACcttctttctcaaaatataaatACTGCTTGGGAAAcctgtaaaaatattaaaaggtgaAGGGGTACACAAATGTAAAGATGTCATCGGAAGCCTCTGAACTTTGTACCTCTTCGTACTATAAATCATATTCTGCTTCAAACCCAAACAATACTAGACTCTCCTGGCTTAAACTCCCCGAGGGC is a genomic window containing:
- the TEF gene encoding thyrotroph embryonic factor isoform X1, which encodes MSDAGGGKKPPVEPQAGPGPGRAAGERVLPGSFPLVLRKLMENPPREARLDKEKGKEKLEEDEAAAASTMAVSASLMPPIWDKTIPYDGESFHLEYMDLDEFLLENGIPASPTHLAQNLLLHVAELEGKESASSSTASPPSSSTAVFQPSETVSSTESSLEKERETPSPIDPNCVEVDVNFNPDPADLVLSSVPGGELFNPRKHKFAEEDLKPQPMIKKAKKVFVPDEQKDEKYWTRRKKNNVAAKRSRDARRLKENQITIRAAFLEKENTALRTEVAELRKEVGKCKTIVSKYETKYGPL